A window of the Halichoerus grypus chromosome 2, mHalGry1.hap1.1, whole genome shotgun sequence genome harbors these coding sequences:
- the TAC4 gene encoding tachykinin-4: MLPCLPMLLLMGLSAGTVTADEGLALGAEAGSWITLTLEDGGIHLQLQEVKRGKASQFFGLMGKQVRGIPPIQPDRTAPPPEHPQGQMVQGLLGRAGPSTEELFPGREDEEHGSE; this comes from the exons ATGCTGCCCTGCCTCCCCATGCTTCTCCTGATGGGGCTGTCTGCAGGCACTGTGACAGCTGACGAGGGACTGGCACTCGGAGCAGAAGCAGGGTCCTGGATAACCTTGACCCTGGAG GATGGTGGCATTCACCTCCAGCTCCAGGAGGTGAAGAGGGGAAAAGCGAGCCAGTTCTTTGGGCTGATGGGGAAGCAGGTGAGAG gAATACCTCCTATCCAGCCAGACAGAACAG cTCCACCACCAGAGCATCCGCAAGGACAAATGGTGCAGGGCCTCCTGGGCAGGGCGGGACCATCTACAGAAG AACTCTTCCCAGGCAGAGAGGATGAGGAGCATGGGTCAGAGTGA